A section of the Nyctibius grandis isolate bNycGra1 chromosome 32, bNycGra1.pri, whole genome shotgun sequence genome encodes:
- the SNED1 gene encoding sushi, nidogen and EGF-like domain-containing protein 1 isoform X3, giving the protein MRGLAGWAVLVALGEWLWAGGEVPLADFYPFGPAQGDAATRKQDDGGSELRPLAVPFPFFGAGHTGLYVNNNGIISFLKEVSQFTPVAFPISKDRRVVAAFWADVDNRRAGDVYYRESTEQPILERASRDIAQYFPEFPAFAARWVFIATWYRVTFFGGSSFSPVNTFQIVLITDGKLSFTIFNYESITWTTGMHASSGGDFAGLGGIAAQAGFNAGDGKRYFNIPGSRTDDIADVEMTTNVGIPGRWVFRIDDAQVQVGGCSNTTSVCLTLRPCLNGGKCIEDCITGNPSYSCSCLAGFTGKRCHVDVDECLSHPCQNGATCLNGAGNFSCRCLPGFRGASCETEESPCESRVCQNGGTCQAVNGTAACLCQPGYTGTDCQTEVNECESSPCLNGGHCVDLVDNYTCVCLEPFVGQRCETDLSFCEDRSCRNRQTCNYIRPGRYICTCSPGYYGNNCQYGGPRVPGACLSHPCQNAGSCLETEQGYVCECREGYTGQDCRDKLLEGCECRNGGSCLEGNVTICQCLPGFFGLLCEFEVTTTPCNVNTQCPDGGYCMEYGGSYLCVCHTDYGTNHTMPSPCDSEPCLNGGSCEVQDDSYTCECPRGFLGKHCEKAKPRLCSTGPCRNGGTCKEADGEYHCSCPYRFTGKHCEIGKPDPCASGPCQNGGTCFHYIGKYKCDCPLGYAGRHCEIVPSPCFPSPCENGATCEDLGGGYACTCPEGYVGKHCQSEVSCGVPSEVKHARASYNSTTVGSLAEYQCELGYALSQHNHPRVCRAPGVWSDPPECDEIDECQSQPCLNGGRCKDRIAEFLCLCEPGYTGHHCEADVDECQSEPCKNGGTCRDLPGSFACYCPEGFVGTQCETEVDACESDPCRNGGECESYRGSYLCVCPEGFFGYHCETASDPCFSSPCGSRGYCLPGNGTHTCTCKVSYTGKSCEKELLPPTSLKVERVEDTGVLISWHPPEDAAARQLIDGYAVTYVSLDGSYRRTDFVDRSRSAHQLRALASGRAYNISVFSVKRNVNNKNDISRPVMLTTRTRPRPVEGFEITNVTASTITVQWGLHRLKHSTVSRVRVSIRQPGDLAHRTVELNSSVAKYTFLDLQPGERYIVHVTTLSGLGTEDHPSESLATAPFHVWTRPLPPQNLTTSRITATAVSMAWEQPPAGAVEGYIINVTTAQSVKSRYVPNGKLVSYTVRDLLPGQRYRLSVTAVQNTEQGQVHSEPIHLYVTTLQRDGAPERRWSQAGHPRVLRNRLPPAFLPELRLLADHDTAEEPSPAPGFTELVDGRGRISARFSTALGKSITVKMQPEAPVKLENVEVSSQGSVAPQPRVAKSKSKGQNCSTNPCRNGGTCARDAKSYHCDCRPGFKGRLCELACKKAPHSCTRLYSETKSFPVWEGGTCHYLYRRVYKVHQDVCYKESCRSTSSKKPPSRKPSTSHTLKKP; this is encoded by the exons ATGCGGGGCCTGGCGGGCTGGGCCGTGCTGGTGGCCCTGGGCGAGTGGCTGTGGGCGGGCGGCGAGGTGCCGCTGGCGGACTTCTACCCCTTCGGGCCCGCGCAGGGGGACGCGGCCACGCGGAAGCAGGACGACGGCGGCTCCGAGTTGCGGCCCCTCGCCGTGCCCTTCCCCTTCTTCGGCGCGGGGCACACCGGCCTCTAC GTGAACAACAACGGGATCATTTCGTTCCTGAAGGAGGTCTCCCAGTTCACGCCAGTGGCCTTCCCCATCTCCAAGGACCGGCGCGTGGTCGCCGCTTTCTGGGCGGACGTGGACAACCGGCGGGCGGGCGATGTGTATTACCGGGAGAGCACCGAGCAGCCCATCCTGGAGAGAGCCAGCAGGGACATCGCGCAGTATTTCCCCGAGTTCCCGGCGTTTGCCGCGCGGTGGGTCTTCATCGCCACCTGGTACCGAGTGACCTTCTTCGGGGGCAGTTCGTTTTCGCCG GTAAACACTTTCCAGATCGTCCTCATCACGGACGGCAAGCTCTCCTTCACCATCTTCAACTATGAGTCCATCACCTGGACCACGGGTATGCACGCCAGCAGTGGGGGGGACTTTGCCGGGCTCGGCGGCATCGCGGCGCAG GCAGGTTTTAACGCCGGTGATGGAAAACGCTACTTCAACATCCCTGGATCCCGCACCGATGACATCGCTGACGTGGAGATGACGACAAATGTGGGTATCCCCGGGCGCTGGGTGTTCAGAATCGATGATGCCCAGGTGCAAGTGGGGGGCTGCAGCAATACAA CCTCCGTCTGCCTGACGCTGCGGCCCTGCCTCAACGGGGGGAAGTGTATCGAGGACTGCATCACGGGGAACCCCTCCTacagctgctcctgcctggccGGCTTCACTGGGAAGAGGTGCCATGTCG ATGTGGACGAGTGTCTCTCCCACCCGTGTCAGAACGGAGCCACTTGCCTCAACGGTGCCGGCAACTTCAGCTGCAGGTGCCTGCCGGGCTTCAGAGGTGCCAGCTGCGAGACGG AAGAGTCACCATGTGAAAGCAGAGTGTGCCAGAACGGCGGGACGTGCCAGGCGGTGAACGGGACGGCGGCGTGCTTGTGCCAGCCGGGGTACACGGGGACAGACTGCCAGACAG AGGTGAACGAGTGCGAGTCCAGCCCGTGCCTGAACGGCGGGCACTGCGTCGACCTGGTCGATAACTACACCTGCGTGTGCCTGGAGCCCTTCGTGGGACAGCGCTGCGAGAcag ACTTGTCTTTCTGCGAGGACCGGAGCTGCCGGAACCGGCAGACGTGCAACTACATCCGCCCCGGCCGCTACATCTGCACCTGCTCCCCGGGTTATTATGGCAACAACTGCCAGTACG GCGGTCCCCGGGTGCCCGGCGCCTGCCTCTCGCACCCCTGCCAGAACGCGGGCAGCTGCCTGGAGACGGAGCAGGGCTACGTCTGCGAGTGCCGGGAGGGCTACACCGGGCAGGACTGTCGAGACA AACTCTTGGAGGGTTGCGAGTGTCGCAACGGGGGCAGTTGTCTGGAGGGGAATGTCACCATCTGCCAGTGCCTGCCGGGGTTCTTTGGTCTCCTCTGTGAATTTG AAGTCACCACCACGCCGTGCAACGTGAACACGCAGTGCCCGGACGGCGGGTACTGCATGGAGTACGGCGGGAGCTACCTCTGCGTCTGCCACACTGACTACGGCACCAACCACA CGATGCCATCCCCCTGTGACTCGGAGCCCTGCCTGAACGGGGGGTCCTGTGAGGTTCAAGATGATTCGTACACCTGCGAGTGTCCTCGAGGTTTCCTCGGCAAGCACTGCGAGAAAG CCAAGCCTCGGCTCTGCAGCACGGGGCCCTGTCGCAACGGGGGCACCTGCAAGGAGGCGGACGGCGAGTACCACTGCAGCTGCCCTTACCGCTTCACCGGCAAGCACTGCGAGATCG GTAAGCCGGACCCCTGCGCCTCGGGACCCTGCCAGAACGGGGGCACCTGCTTCCACTACATCGGCAAGTACAAGTGCGACTGTCCCCTGGGCTACGCCGGCCGGCACTGCGAGATCG TACCCTCCCCATGCTTCCCGAGCCCCTGCGAGAACGGCGCTACCTGCGAGGACCTCGGCGGGGGCTACGCCTGCACGTGCCCCGAGGGCTACGTAGGGAAGCACTGCCAGTCCG AGGTCAGCTGTGGCGTCCCCAGCGAGGTGAAGCACGCCCGGGCCTCTTACAACTCCACCACGGTGGGCTCGCTGGCTGAGTACCAGTGCGAGCTGGGCTACGCCCTCAGCCAGCACAACCACCCCCGCGTCTGCCGCGCGCCGGGCGTCTGGAGCGACCCCCCCGAATGCGATG AGATCGACGAGTGCcagtcccagccctgcctgaaCGGCGGCCGGTGCAAGGACCGTATCGCTGAGTTCCTGTGCCTGTGTGAGCCGGGTTACACCGGCCACCACTGCGAGGCGG ATGTCGACGAGTGCCAGTCGGAGCCCTGCAAGAACGGCGGGACCTGCCGGGACCTCCCCGGCTCCTTCGCTTGCTACTGTCCTGAGGGCTTCGTGGGGACCCAGTGCGAGACAG AAGTGGACGCCTGCGAGTCAGACCCTTGCCGAAACGGCGGCGAGTGCGAGAGCTACAGGGGCTCCTACCTCTGCGTGTGCCCGGAGGGTTTCTTCGGCTACCACTGTGAGACAG CCAGTGACCCGTGCTTCTCCAGCCCCTGCGGGAGCAGAGGCTACTGCCTGCCCGGCAACGGCACCCACACCTGCACCTGCAAAGTCAGCTACACAGGCAAGAGCTGCGAAAAAG AATTGCTGCCACCAACCTCATTAAAGGTGGAAAGGGTGGAGGACACTGGTGTGTTGATTTCTTGGCACCCGCCTGAGGACGCAGCCGCCAGGCAACTCATTGACGGCTACGCCGTGACGTACGTATCCCTCGACGGCTCTTACCGCAGGACAGATTTTGTGGACCGAAGTCGTTCTGCCCACCAATTGCGGGCACTAGCCTCCGGCAGAGCCTacaatatttctgtcttttcagtcAAACGCAACGTGAACAACAAGAATGATATCAGCAGGCCCGTCATGCTCACCACGCGCACTA GACCGCGTCCGGTGGAAGGCTTTGAGATCACGAACGTGACGGCCAGCACCATCACGGTGCAGTGGGGTCTCCACCGGCTCAAGCACTCCACCGTCAGTAGGGTGCGGGTCTCCATCCGCCAGCCGGGGGACCTGGCACACCGCACCGTGGAGCTCAACAGCAGCGTGGCCAAGTACACCTTCCT gGATCTGCAGCCAGGAGAGCGGTACATCGTCCATGTCACGACACTGAGCGGCCTGGGGACGGAAGACCACCCCTCAGAGAGTCTGGCCACGGCTCCCTTCCACGTGTGGACAA ggccTCTGCCCCCGCAAAACCTCACCACCTCCCGCATCACCGCCACCGCCGTGTCCATGGCGTGGGAGCAGCCACCCGCCGGCGCCGTGGAGGGGTACATCATCAACGTCACCACCGCTCAGAGCGTGAAGAGCCGCTACGTGCCCAACGGGAAGCTCGTGTCCTACACCGTGCGGGACCTGCTCCCCGGGCAGCGGTACCGCCTGTCCGTCACGGCCGTGCAGAACACGGAGCAAGGCCAAGTGCACAGCGAGCCCATCCACCTCTACGTCACCACCT TGCAGAGGGATGGGGCTCCTGAGAGACGGTGGAGCCAAGCTGGACACCCCCGGGTCCTGCGCAACAGGCTGCCCCCAGCTTTCCTGCCTGAACTCCGCTTGCTAGCGGACCACGACACAGCTGAGGAGCCCTCACCAGCCCCCGG GTTCACAGAGCTGGTGGACGGCAGAGGGAGGATCAGCGCCAGGTTCAGCACTGCGCTAGGCAAATCCATCACTGTGAAGATGC AGCCGGAGGCTCCAGTGAAGCTGGAGAACGTGGAGGTGTCCAGCCAGGGCAGTGTGGCACCGCAGCCGCGCGTGGCGAAGAGCAAGA GCAAGGGGCAGAACTGCTCCACAAACCCTTGCAGGAACGGAGGCACCTGCGCCAGAGACGCCAAGTCCTACCACTGCGACTGCCGCCCGGGCTTCAAGGGCCGGCTCTGTGAACTGG CCTGCAAGAAGGCGCCGCACTCATGCACGCGGCTGTACTCGGAAACCAAGTCATTCCCCGTGTGGGAAGGAGGCACCTGCCACTACCT GTACAGGCGAGTCTACAAGGTACACCAGGACGTCTGCTACAAGGAGAGCTGCAGGAGCACCAGTTCCAAGAAGCCACCCAGCAG AAAACCAAGCACCAGTCACACACTGAAGAAGCCATAG
- the SNED1 gene encoding sushi, nidogen and EGF-like domain-containing protein 1 isoform X2 has protein sequence MRGLAGWAVLVALGEWLWAGGEVPLADFYPFGPAQGDAATRKQDDGGSELRPLAVPFPFFGAGHTGLYVNNNGIISFLKEVSQFTPVAFPISKDRRVVAAFWADVDNRRAGDVYYRESTEQPILERASRDIAQYFPEFPAFAARWVFIATWYRVTFFGGSSFSPVNTFQIVLITDGKLSFTIFNYESITWTTGMHASSGGDFAGLGGIAAQAGFNAGDGKRYFNIPGSRTDDIADVEMTTNVGIPGRWVFRIDDAQVQVGGCSNTTSVCLTLRPCLNGGKCIEDCITGNPSYSCSCLAGFTGKRCHVDVDECLSHPCQNGATCLNGAGNFSCRCLPGFRGASCETEESPCESRVCQNGGTCQAVNGTAACLCQPGYTGTDCQTEVNECESSPCLNGGHCVDLVDNYTCVCLEPFVGQRCETDLSFCEDRSCRNRQTCNYIRPGRYICTCSPGYYGNNCQYGGPRVPGACLSHPCQNAGSCLETEQGYVCECREGYTGQDCRDKLLEGCECRNGGSCLEGNVTICQCLPGFFGLLCEFEVTTTPCNVNTQCPDGGYCMEYGGSYLCVCHTDYGTNHTMPSPCDSEPCLNGGSCEVQDDSYTCECPRGFLGKHCEKAKPRLCSTGPCRNGGTCKEADGEYHCSCPYRFTGKHCEIGKPDPCASGPCQNGGTCFHYIGKYKCDCPLGYAGRHCEIVPSPCFPSPCENGATCEDLGGGYACTCPEGYVGKHCQSEVSCGVPSEVKHARASYNSTTVGSLAEYQCELGYALSQHNHPRVCRAPGVWSDPPECDEIDECQSQPCLNGGRCKDRIAEFLCLCEPGYTGHHCEADVDECQSEPCKNGGTCRDLPGSFACYCPEGFVGTQCETEVDACESDPCRNGGECESYRGSYLCVCPEGFFGYHCETASDPCFSSPCGSRGYCLPGNGTHTCTCKVSYTGKSCEKVKRNVNNKNDISRPVMLTTRTRPRPVEGFEITNVTASTITVQWGLHRLKHSTVSRVRVSIRQPGDLAHRTVELNSSVAKYTFLDLQPGERYIVHVTTLSGLGTEDHPSESLATAPFHVWTRPLPPQNLTTSRITATAVSMAWEQPPAGAVEGYIINVTTAQSVKSRYVPNGKLVSYTVRDLLPGQRYRLSVTAVQNTEQGQVHSEPIHLYVTTLQRDGAPERRWSQAGHPRVLRNRLPPAFLPELRLLADHDTAEEPSPAPGFTELVDGRGRISARFSTALGKSITVKMQPEAPVKLENVEVSSQGSVAPQPRVAKSKSKGQNCSTNPCRNGGTCARDAKSYHCDCRPGFKGRLCELACKKAPHSCTRLYSETKSFPVWEGGTCHYLYRRVYKVHQDVCYKESCRSTSSKKPPSRKPSTSHTLKKP, from the exons ATGCGGGGCCTGGCGGGCTGGGCCGTGCTGGTGGCCCTGGGCGAGTGGCTGTGGGCGGGCGGCGAGGTGCCGCTGGCGGACTTCTACCCCTTCGGGCCCGCGCAGGGGGACGCGGCCACGCGGAAGCAGGACGACGGCGGCTCCGAGTTGCGGCCCCTCGCCGTGCCCTTCCCCTTCTTCGGCGCGGGGCACACCGGCCTCTAC GTGAACAACAACGGGATCATTTCGTTCCTGAAGGAGGTCTCCCAGTTCACGCCAGTGGCCTTCCCCATCTCCAAGGACCGGCGCGTGGTCGCCGCTTTCTGGGCGGACGTGGACAACCGGCGGGCGGGCGATGTGTATTACCGGGAGAGCACCGAGCAGCCCATCCTGGAGAGAGCCAGCAGGGACATCGCGCAGTATTTCCCCGAGTTCCCGGCGTTTGCCGCGCGGTGGGTCTTCATCGCCACCTGGTACCGAGTGACCTTCTTCGGGGGCAGTTCGTTTTCGCCG GTAAACACTTTCCAGATCGTCCTCATCACGGACGGCAAGCTCTCCTTCACCATCTTCAACTATGAGTCCATCACCTGGACCACGGGTATGCACGCCAGCAGTGGGGGGGACTTTGCCGGGCTCGGCGGCATCGCGGCGCAG GCAGGTTTTAACGCCGGTGATGGAAAACGCTACTTCAACATCCCTGGATCCCGCACCGATGACATCGCTGACGTGGAGATGACGACAAATGTGGGTATCCCCGGGCGCTGGGTGTTCAGAATCGATGATGCCCAGGTGCAAGTGGGGGGCTGCAGCAATACAA CCTCCGTCTGCCTGACGCTGCGGCCCTGCCTCAACGGGGGGAAGTGTATCGAGGACTGCATCACGGGGAACCCCTCCTacagctgctcctgcctggccGGCTTCACTGGGAAGAGGTGCCATGTCG ATGTGGACGAGTGTCTCTCCCACCCGTGTCAGAACGGAGCCACTTGCCTCAACGGTGCCGGCAACTTCAGCTGCAGGTGCCTGCCGGGCTTCAGAGGTGCCAGCTGCGAGACGG AAGAGTCACCATGTGAAAGCAGAGTGTGCCAGAACGGCGGGACGTGCCAGGCGGTGAACGGGACGGCGGCGTGCTTGTGCCAGCCGGGGTACACGGGGACAGACTGCCAGACAG AGGTGAACGAGTGCGAGTCCAGCCCGTGCCTGAACGGCGGGCACTGCGTCGACCTGGTCGATAACTACACCTGCGTGTGCCTGGAGCCCTTCGTGGGACAGCGCTGCGAGAcag ACTTGTCTTTCTGCGAGGACCGGAGCTGCCGGAACCGGCAGACGTGCAACTACATCCGCCCCGGCCGCTACATCTGCACCTGCTCCCCGGGTTATTATGGCAACAACTGCCAGTACG GCGGTCCCCGGGTGCCCGGCGCCTGCCTCTCGCACCCCTGCCAGAACGCGGGCAGCTGCCTGGAGACGGAGCAGGGCTACGTCTGCGAGTGCCGGGAGGGCTACACCGGGCAGGACTGTCGAGACA AACTCTTGGAGGGTTGCGAGTGTCGCAACGGGGGCAGTTGTCTGGAGGGGAATGTCACCATCTGCCAGTGCCTGCCGGGGTTCTTTGGTCTCCTCTGTGAATTTG AAGTCACCACCACGCCGTGCAACGTGAACACGCAGTGCCCGGACGGCGGGTACTGCATGGAGTACGGCGGGAGCTACCTCTGCGTCTGCCACACTGACTACGGCACCAACCACA CGATGCCATCCCCCTGTGACTCGGAGCCCTGCCTGAACGGGGGGTCCTGTGAGGTTCAAGATGATTCGTACACCTGCGAGTGTCCTCGAGGTTTCCTCGGCAAGCACTGCGAGAAAG CCAAGCCTCGGCTCTGCAGCACGGGGCCCTGTCGCAACGGGGGCACCTGCAAGGAGGCGGACGGCGAGTACCACTGCAGCTGCCCTTACCGCTTCACCGGCAAGCACTGCGAGATCG GTAAGCCGGACCCCTGCGCCTCGGGACCCTGCCAGAACGGGGGCACCTGCTTCCACTACATCGGCAAGTACAAGTGCGACTGTCCCCTGGGCTACGCCGGCCGGCACTGCGAGATCG TACCCTCCCCATGCTTCCCGAGCCCCTGCGAGAACGGCGCTACCTGCGAGGACCTCGGCGGGGGCTACGCCTGCACGTGCCCCGAGGGCTACGTAGGGAAGCACTGCCAGTCCG AGGTCAGCTGTGGCGTCCCCAGCGAGGTGAAGCACGCCCGGGCCTCTTACAACTCCACCACGGTGGGCTCGCTGGCTGAGTACCAGTGCGAGCTGGGCTACGCCCTCAGCCAGCACAACCACCCCCGCGTCTGCCGCGCGCCGGGCGTCTGGAGCGACCCCCCCGAATGCGATG AGATCGACGAGTGCcagtcccagccctgcctgaaCGGCGGCCGGTGCAAGGACCGTATCGCTGAGTTCCTGTGCCTGTGTGAGCCGGGTTACACCGGCCACCACTGCGAGGCGG ATGTCGACGAGTGCCAGTCGGAGCCCTGCAAGAACGGCGGGACCTGCCGGGACCTCCCCGGCTCCTTCGCTTGCTACTGTCCTGAGGGCTTCGTGGGGACCCAGTGCGAGACAG AAGTGGACGCCTGCGAGTCAGACCCTTGCCGAAACGGCGGCGAGTGCGAGAGCTACAGGGGCTCCTACCTCTGCGTGTGCCCGGAGGGTTTCTTCGGCTACCACTGTGAGACAG CCAGTGACCCGTGCTTCTCCAGCCCCTGCGGGAGCAGAGGCTACTGCCTGCCCGGCAACGGCACCCACACCTGCACCTGCAAAGTCAGCTACACAGGCAAGAGCTGCGAAAAAG tcAAACGCAACGTGAACAACAAGAATGATATCAGCAGGCCCGTCATGCTCACCACGCGCACTA GACCGCGTCCGGTGGAAGGCTTTGAGATCACGAACGTGACGGCCAGCACCATCACGGTGCAGTGGGGTCTCCACCGGCTCAAGCACTCCACCGTCAGTAGGGTGCGGGTCTCCATCCGCCAGCCGGGGGACCTGGCACACCGCACCGTGGAGCTCAACAGCAGCGTGGCCAAGTACACCTTCCT gGATCTGCAGCCAGGAGAGCGGTACATCGTCCATGTCACGACACTGAGCGGCCTGGGGACGGAAGACCACCCCTCAGAGAGTCTGGCCACGGCTCCCTTCCACGTGTGGACAA ggccTCTGCCCCCGCAAAACCTCACCACCTCCCGCATCACCGCCACCGCCGTGTCCATGGCGTGGGAGCAGCCACCCGCCGGCGCCGTGGAGGGGTACATCATCAACGTCACCACCGCTCAGAGCGTGAAGAGCCGCTACGTGCCCAACGGGAAGCTCGTGTCCTACACCGTGCGGGACCTGCTCCCCGGGCAGCGGTACCGCCTGTCCGTCACGGCCGTGCAGAACACGGAGCAAGGCCAAGTGCACAGCGAGCCCATCCACCTCTACGTCACCACCT TGCAGAGGGATGGGGCTCCTGAGAGACGGTGGAGCCAAGCTGGACACCCCCGGGTCCTGCGCAACAGGCTGCCCCCAGCTTTCCTGCCTGAACTCCGCTTGCTAGCGGACCACGACACAGCTGAGGAGCCCTCACCAGCCCCCGG GTTCACAGAGCTGGTGGACGGCAGAGGGAGGATCAGCGCCAGGTTCAGCACTGCGCTAGGCAAATCCATCACTGTGAAGATGC AGCCGGAGGCTCCAGTGAAGCTGGAGAACGTGGAGGTGTCCAGCCAGGGCAGTGTGGCACCGCAGCCGCGCGTGGCGAAGAGCAAGA GCAAGGGGCAGAACTGCTCCACAAACCCTTGCAGGAACGGAGGCACCTGCGCCAGAGACGCCAAGTCCTACCACTGCGACTGCCGCCCGGGCTTCAAGGGCCGGCTCTGTGAACTGG CCTGCAAGAAGGCGCCGCACTCATGCACGCGGCTGTACTCGGAAACCAAGTCATTCCCCGTGTGGGAAGGAGGCACCTGCCACTACCT GTACAGGCGAGTCTACAAGGTACACCAGGACGTCTGCTACAAGGAGAGCTGCAGGAGCACCAGTTCCAAGAAGCCACCCAGCAG AAAACCAAGCACCAGTCACACACTGAAGAAGCCATAG